In Saccharothrix syringae, the following are encoded in one genomic region:
- a CDS encoding AfsR/SARP family transcriptional regulator translates to MSVELCVLGPLEVRLDNRPVPIPAGRARVLLASLLLRANEVVPADRLVDRLWDGAPPNASRARATLHMVVTRLRQALGPANVVRTAAEGYVADVPPGSLDLHRYRELAARGRFAEALELWRGEPLADVRSDSLHREEVVPLLEERLAVLERRVDADLAAGRAAELVPELRALTRRHPLHERFWAQLMRALQAADQWAEALAVYEAVRAHLADELGIAPGPALRELHARLLAGVQPPPGAPPAVVPRQLPPPVDFAGRADLVAELAAELAGTGDHPSCAVVAGPPGIGKTALAVHVAHLLRDRFPDGQLFADLRAYAPSSAVTVSVVLPRFLRALGVAPEDVPGDREEQAARYRSLLAGRRVLVVLDNVPRDEAVELLLPGHPGSAAVMTTRDCLLGLVGGSGARRFDVEPLHGDESLTLLRGVLGDAVLDAAPEAAAALAETCAHWPLALRIAGVNLASRPVPDLAGYVAELRREDRLEALAIGDEEFALRAAFDSSYVGLDAEARAAFRLLGLVPGDDVSTAAAAALLGVEVREAQRLLRGLAAASLVSERSGRFALHDLLREYAAGLAAEEEDEATRHAALRRLLDFYVDTALNAAAAVRSVRPDVSTGVARERALGFADRDQALEWWEVERANLCAATSHATRSGHAEHAWRLPIAQWSLFDLTKRFAETVPALELAARAAREVGDPRALTLTARALAMTYSDADRPEDAIRSHHVALEVHRRAGDRRGEGLALNALAICHLKLGRDATAVDMLEESRRLLVAVGDQHGEAITLNTLSGVLARLGRVEEAVEASSRALRLVEGSGDLVVEGRVLDNHGNALAAAGRVDEAVAAYRLARARAAEARDQSTEAAVLENLARALTTKGDVTGARASWAAALALLPEGSAAADRVRARLAEP, encoded by the coding sequence GTGTCGGTCGAGCTGTGCGTCCTCGGGCCCCTTGAGGTGCGGTTGGACAACCGCCCCGTGCCCATTCCCGCGGGCCGGGCCCGGGTCCTGCTGGCGTCGCTGCTGCTGCGCGCGAACGAGGTGGTGCCCGCCGACCGGCTGGTGGACCGGTTGTGGGACGGTGCGCCGCCGAACGCCTCGCGCGCCAGGGCGACGCTGCACATGGTGGTGACCCGGCTGCGGCAGGCGCTGGGTCCGGCGAACGTGGTGCGCACGGCCGCGGAGGGCTACGTCGCCGACGTGCCGCCGGGCAGCCTGGACCTGCACCGGTACCGGGAGCTGGCCGCGCGGGGCCGGTTCGCCGAGGCGCTGGAGCTGTGGCGGGGCGAGCCGCTGGCGGACGTGCGGTCGGACTCGCTGCACCGCGAGGAGGTCGTGCCGCTGCTGGAGGAGCGGCTGGCCGTGCTGGAGCGGCGCGTCGACGCGGACCTGGCCGCGGGCCGGGCGGCGGAGCTGGTGCCGGAGCTGCGCGCGCTGACCCGCCGCCACCCGCTGCACGAGCGGTTCTGGGCCCAGTTGATGCGGGCGCTGCAGGCGGCCGACCAGTGGGCCGAGGCGCTGGCCGTGTACGAGGCGGTGCGCGCGCACCTGGCCGACGAGCTGGGCATCGCGCCCGGGCCGGCCCTGCGCGAGCTGCACGCCCGGCTGCTGGCGGGCGTGCAGCCCCCGCCCGGTGCCCCGCCCGCCGTGGTGCCGCGCCAGCTCCCGCCGCCGGTCGACTTCGCCGGGCGGGCCGACCTGGTGGCCGAGCTGGCGGCCGAGCTGGCCGGGACGGGCGATCACCCGTCGTGCGCGGTGGTGGCGGGCCCGCCGGGCATCGGCAAGACCGCGCTGGCGGTGCACGTGGCGCACCTGCTGCGCGACCGGTTCCCCGACGGCCAGCTGTTCGCGGACCTGCGCGCCTACGCGCCGTCGTCCGCGGTCACCGTGTCGGTGGTGCTGCCGCGGTTCCTGCGCGCCCTGGGCGTGGCGCCCGAGGACGTGCCCGGCGACCGGGAGGAGCAGGCGGCGCGGTACCGGTCGCTGCTGGCCGGCCGCCGGGTGCTGGTGGTGCTGGACAACGTGCCCCGGGACGAGGCGGTGGAGCTGCTGCTGCCCGGCCACCCGGGTTCGGCGGCGGTGATGACCACCCGGGACTGCCTGCTGGGGCTGGTCGGGGGGTCCGGGGCCCGGCGGTTCGACGTCGAGCCGCTGCACGGGGACGAGTCGCTGACGCTGCTGCGCGGCGTGCTCGGCGACGCGGTGCTCGACGCCGCGCCCGAGGCGGCCGCCGCGCTGGCCGAGACCTGCGCGCACTGGCCCCTGGCGCTGCGCATCGCCGGGGTGAACCTGGCCTCCCGGCCCGTGCCCGACCTCGCCGGCTACGTGGCCGAGCTGCGGCGGGAGGACCGGCTGGAGGCGCTGGCCATCGGCGACGAGGAGTTCGCGCTGCGCGCCGCGTTCGACTCGTCCTACGTGGGCCTGGACGCCGAGGCGCGGGCCGCGTTCCGGCTGCTCGGCCTGGTGCCCGGCGACGACGTGTCGACCGCGGCCGCGGCCGCGCTGCTCGGCGTCGAGGTGCGCGAGGCGCAGCGGCTGCTGCGCGGGCTGGCCGCCGCGAGCCTGGTCTCCGAGCGGTCGGGCCGGTTCGCGCTGCACGACCTGCTGCGCGAGTACGCCGCCGGCCTGGCCGCCGAGGAGGAGGACGAGGCCACCCGGCACGCCGCCCTGCGCCGGCTGCTGGACTTCTACGTCGACACCGCGCTCAACGCCGCGGCGGCCGTCCGGTCCGTCCGCCCCGACGTCAGCACCGGCGTGGCCCGCGAGCGGGCGCTCGGGTTCGCCGACCGCGACCAGGCGCTGGAGTGGTGGGAGGTCGAGCGGGCGAACCTGTGCGCGGCCACGTCGCACGCGACCCGCTCGGGGCACGCCGAGCACGCGTGGCGGCTGCCGATCGCCCAGTGGTCCCTGTTCGACCTCACCAAGCGGTTCGCCGAGACCGTGCCCGCGCTGGAGCTCGCCGCCCGGGCGGCCCGGGAGGTCGGCGACCCGCGGGCGCTGACGCTGACCGCGCGGGCGCTGGCCATGACCTACAGCGACGCCGACCGGCCCGAGGACGCGATCCGCAGCCACCACGTGGCCCTGGAGGTGCACCGGCGCGCGGGCGACCGGCGTGGCGAGGGGCTGGCGCTCAACGCGCTGGCCATCTGCCACCTCAAGTTGGGCCGGGACGCCACCGCGGTCGACATGCTGGAGGAGTCGCGGCGCCTGCTGGTGGCCGTCGGCGACCAGCACGGCGAGGCGATCACGCTGAACACGCTGTCGGGCGTGCTGGCCCGGCTCGGGCGGGTGGAGGAGGCGGTCGAGGCGAGCAGCAGGGCGTTGCGGCTGGTGGAGGGCTCGGGCGACCTGGTCGTGGAGGGCCGGGTGCTGGACAACCACGGCAACGCGCTGGCCGCCGCCGGGCGGGTGGACGAGGCGGTGGCCGCGTACCGGCTGGCCCGCGCCCGCGCGGCGGAGGCGCGCGACCAGTCCACCGAGGCCGCGGTACTGGAGAACCTGGCCCGCGCGTTGACTACCAAGGGCGACGTCACCGGGGCCAGGGCGAGCTGGGCGGCGGCGCTGGCCCTGCTGCCGGAGGGCTCGGCGGCGGCGGACCGGGTCCGCGCCCGCCTGGCGGAGCCGTAG
- a CDS encoding helix-turn-helix domain-containing protein, producing MDGQRQEQSVPPRSAITIPSHFLRTGQGDIRISGSGSPRLHPDTDRRFGYLSWRCPRRRTVSHQGELLRAARSAAGMTLAAMSTKSNFDKGYLSKVERGLRPASSDVVEAYERVLGVGGLDDEVDRRQFLSVVGIAAANARLAAEPTAGIACGDAVPLTTVQTTCGVDRAPSLA from the coding sequence ATGGACGGTCAACGCCAGGAGCAGTCCGTGCCCCCCAGAAGCGCGATCACCATTCCGAGTCACTTCCTGCGAACTGGACAAGGAGATATCCGCATCAGCGGCAGTGGTTCACCCCGTCTGCACCCTGACACCGACAGACGCTTCGGATACCTGTCCTGGCGTTGCCCACGGAGGCGAACCGTGTCCCACCAGGGGGAGCTTCTGCGAGCCGCACGAAGCGCGGCTGGAATGACCCTTGCCGCCATGTCCACCAAGTCCAACTTCGACAAGGGCTACCTGAGCAAGGTCGAACGCGGTCTACGTCCGGCATCATCGGATGTAGTGGAGGCATACGAGCGTGTGCTCGGTGTAGGCGGATTGGATGATGAGGTGGACCGTAGGCAGTTTCTCTCCGTAGTCGGAATAGCGGCGGCCAACGCTCGATTGGCGGCCGAACCGACGGCCGGCATCGCCTGCGGGGACGCTGTCCCCCTCACCACCGTGCAGACGACGTGCGGCGTGGATCGGGCCCCATCGCTCGCGTGA
- a CDS encoding PCC domain-containing protein has translation MFVLEVNDGELIAAIEEQAAEHGIENAAIVSLIGGVDSFVVSTMPSDAPSKDLISSYAMPGEMHGAGEIRNGKAHVHVTMGVQGDRGVAGHLHSAEVGHWFARAYVIPC, from the coding sequence ATGTTCGTGCTCGAAGTCAACGACGGCGAACTGATCGCCGCCATCGAGGAGCAGGCAGCCGAGCACGGCATCGAGAACGCCGCGATCGTCAGCCTCATCGGCGGCGTGGACAGCTTCGTCGTCTCCACCATGCCGTCGGACGCCCCGTCCAAGGATCTGATCAGCAGCTACGCCATGCCCGGTGAGATGCACGGCGCCGGGGAGATCCGGAACGGCAAGGCCCACGTCCACGTGACGATGGGCGTGCAGGGCGATCGCGGTGTGGCCGGGCACCTGCACAGCGCCGAGGTCGGGCACTGGTTCGCCAGGGCTTACGTCATCCCCTGCTGA
- a CDS encoding type VII secretion protein EccC, giving the protein MSTLQFKRTARLAAPRPPGGEVHLEPPPEVPRVIPGNIMMKAMPVVMIVSSVGMMVLMFTYSGRSPAAMIMPGMMLVSTIGMMAGGMGGGKGQKKAEMNEDRKDYLRYLGQMRDRAREAANEQRAEREWVHPDPQALWSLATTRRMWERRQNDPDFCHLRAGRGSQRLATRLVPPQTGPVEELEPIATLALRRFVRAHSLVPDLPISIALRGFAAVGLLGGTEEKRGLARALIAQMATFHSPDDLLIAVVTTGRTKAEWEWMKWLPHVQHPAIVDGIGQMRMMAGSLTEVEQMLDEQLRDRQRFTRNAPPPADQPHVVILIDDGDVTREEQIILEEGLVGVTLLDLSESLGNLTARRGLRLVIEDGKLGARSASGVEWFGSPDWLSVVEAEALARRLSPYRIGGVDAGGSDEDPLSMSNNPPLLEFLGIPGDPMTFDVQGAWRPRPVRDRYRVPFGIGEFGQQVELDIKEAAMEGMGPHGLCIGATGSGKSEFLRTLVLGMLATHSSTSLNMILVDFKGGATFLGLDKAPHVAAVITNLSGDLTLVDRMKDAIAGEVARRQEVLAKGNYKNVWDYEKARENGADLDPLPALFICIDEFSEMLTAKPDFIDIFLQIGRVGRSLQMHMLLASQRLEEGKLRGLDTFLSYRIGLKTFSAAESRAAIGVPDAYELPPIPGSGYLAVQGSPLTRFKALYVSGPYRPAGLQVGGPSAPVTSDKRPRFFVPDYIEIPKEPIRPVEPVVQQKKEEDSNEPSELEVIVGRLVGQGPPAHEVWLPPLNEPPSLDTLLPPLQATEDRGLTAPGFFANGKLQVPLGVVDKPFEQRRDLLWADFSGAAGHGAFVGGPQSGKSMLLRTLITSMALTHTPEEVQFYCLDLGGGTLAALENLPHVGGFASRLDVDKARRMVAELTGLISEREQRFRAQGIDSMVEFRNRKRRGEIRDDEFGDAFLVVDGWMNFRQEFEVLEPMVQALAAQGLSFGVHVVVAANRWAEIRPAMKDLMGTRFELRLGDPSESEVDRKVAVNVPAGRPGRGVSPQKLHFLTALPRIDASSDAENVAAGVQDMIAKVRGSWRGRPAPQVRLLPDVLPHAELMTQVHQTNPNRGHLVPLGVNEDELAPVYLDFDADPHFMALADGESGKTNMLRTIVRGIMNSYTSNEALILLVDYRRTMLGYIETDHLLSYAVSGNQLGDMIKDVRTSMTGRLPGPDVTQEQLKNRSWWKGPELFVVVDDYDLVAPQGGVNPLQPLAEFIPQAKDVGLHIVVVRRMGGASRAMYDPILGKLKEIAAPIMIGSGSKEEGAIVGNLKPSPQPPGRGTLVTRKHGQQRIQVAWIDPE; this is encoded by the coding sequence GTGAGCACGCTGCAGTTCAAGCGCACGGCGCGCCTCGCTGCCCCCCGCCCGCCAGGCGGTGAGGTCCACCTCGAACCGCCGCCCGAGGTGCCCCGCGTCATTCCCGGCAACATCATGATGAAGGCGATGCCCGTCGTCATGATCGTGTCTTCCGTCGGGATGATGGTCCTGATGTTCACCTACAGCGGCCGCAGCCCGGCCGCGATGATCATGCCGGGCATGATGCTGGTCTCGACCATCGGCATGATGGCGGGCGGCATGGGCGGTGGCAAGGGCCAGAAGAAGGCCGAGATGAACGAGGACCGCAAGGACTACCTGCGGTACCTGGGCCAGATGCGCGACCGCGCCCGCGAGGCGGCGAACGAGCAGCGCGCCGAGCGCGAGTGGGTCCACCCGGACCCGCAGGCGCTGTGGTCCCTGGCCACCACCCGGCGCATGTGGGAGCGCCGGCAGAACGACCCCGACTTCTGCCACCTGCGCGCGGGCCGCGGCTCGCAGCGCCTGGCCACCCGGCTGGTGCCGCCGCAGACCGGCCCGGTCGAGGAGCTGGAGCCCATCGCGACGCTGGCGCTGCGCCGCTTCGTGCGCGCCCACTCGCTCGTGCCCGACCTGCCGATCTCGATCGCGCTGCGCGGGTTCGCCGCGGTCGGCCTGCTCGGCGGCACCGAGGAGAAGCGCGGCCTGGCCCGCGCGCTGATCGCGCAGATGGCGACCTTCCACTCGCCGGACGACCTGCTCATCGCCGTGGTCACCACCGGCCGCACCAAGGCCGAGTGGGAGTGGATGAAGTGGCTGCCGCACGTGCAGCACCCCGCGATCGTCGACGGCATCGGCCAGATGCGGATGATGGCCGGCTCGCTGACCGAGGTCGAGCAGATGCTGGACGAGCAGCTGCGCGACCGGCAGCGGTTCACCCGCAACGCGCCGCCGCCCGCCGACCAGCCGCACGTCGTGATCCTCATCGACGACGGCGACGTGACCCGGGAAGAGCAGATCATCCTGGAGGAGGGCCTGGTCGGCGTCACCCTGCTCGACCTGTCCGAGTCGCTGGGCAACCTGACCGCGCGCCGCGGCCTGCGGCTGGTCATCGAGGACGGCAAGCTGGGCGCGCGCAGCGCCAGCGGCGTGGAGTGGTTCGGCTCGCCGGACTGGCTCAGCGTGGTCGAGGCCGAGGCGCTGGCGCGGCGGCTGTCGCCGTACCGGATCGGCGGCGTGGACGCGGGCGGCAGCGACGAGGACCCGCTGTCGATGAGCAACAACCCGCCGCTGCTGGAGTTCCTGGGCATCCCCGGCGACCCGATGACCTTCGACGTGCAGGGCGCCTGGCGGCCCCGCCCGGTGCGCGACCGCTACCGCGTGCCGTTCGGCATCGGCGAGTTCGGCCAGCAGGTGGAGCTGGACATCAAGGAAGCGGCGATGGAGGGCATGGGCCCGCACGGCCTGTGCATCGGCGCCACCGGTTCCGGCAAGTCCGAGTTCCTGCGCACGCTCGTGCTGGGCATGCTGGCCACGCACTCGTCGACCTCGCTCAACATGATCCTGGTCGACTTCAAGGGCGGTGCGACGTTCCTCGGCCTGGACAAGGCGCCGCACGTCGCCGCGGTCATCACCAACCTGTCCGGCGACCTCACCCTGGTCGACCGCATGAAGGACGCCATCGCCGGCGAGGTGGCCCGCCGCCAGGAGGTCCTGGCCAAGGGCAACTACAAGAACGTGTGGGACTACGAGAAGGCGCGCGAGAACGGCGCCGACCTCGACCCGCTGCCGGCGCTGTTCATCTGCATCGACGAGTTCTCCGAGATGCTGACCGCGAAGCCGGACTTCATCGACATCTTCCTCCAGATCGGCCGCGTCGGCCGGTCGCTCCAGATGCACATGCTGCTGGCCTCGCAGCGCCTGGAGGAGGGCAAGCTGCGCGGCCTGGACACGTTCCTGTCCTACCGGATCGGCCTGAAGACGTTCTCCGCCGCCGAGTCGCGCGCCGCGATCGGCGTGCCGGACGCCTACGAGCTGCCGCCCATCCCGGGCTCGGGCTACCTGGCCGTCCAGGGCTCGCCGCTGACCCGGTTCAAGGCGCTGTACGTGTCCGGCCCGTACCGCCCGGCCGGCCTCCAGGTCGGCGGCCCGTCCGCCCCGGTGACCAGCGACAAGCGGCCCCGCTTCTTCGTGCCGGACTACATCGAGATCCCCAAGGAGCCGATCCGGCCGGTCGAGCCGGTCGTGCAGCAGAAGAAGGAAGAGGACTCCAACGAGCCCAGCGAGCTGGAGGTCATCGTCGGGCGCCTGGTGGGCCAGGGCCCGCCCGCGCACGAGGTGTGGCTGCCGCCGCTGAACGAGCCGCCGTCGCTGGACACCCTGCTGCCGCCGCTGCAGGCGACCGAGGACCGCGGCCTGACCGCGCCCGGGTTCTTCGCCAACGGCAAGCTCCAGGTGCCGCTGGGCGTGGTGGACAAGCCGTTCGAGCAGCGCCGCGACCTGCTGTGGGCCGACTTCTCCGGTGCCGCGGGCCACGGCGCGTTCGTGGGCGGCCCGCAGTCGGGCAAGTCGATGCTGCTGCGGACCCTGATCACGTCGATGGCGTTGACGCACACCCCCGAGGAGGTGCAGTTCTACTGCCTCGACCTCGGTGGCGGCACGCTCGCCGCGCTGGAGAACCTGCCGCACGTCGGCGGGTTCGCCAGCCGGCTCGACGTGGACAAGGCGCGCCGCATGGTGGCCGAGCTGACCGGGTTGATCTCCGAGCGCGAGCAGCGGTTCCGCGCCCAGGGCATCGACTCCATGGTCGAGTTCCGCAACCGCAAGCGGCGCGGCGAGATCCGCGACGACGAGTTCGGCGACGCGTTCCTGGTCGTCGACGGCTGGATGAACTTCCGGCAGGAGTTCGAGGTGCTGGAGCCGATGGTCCAGGCGCTCGCCGCGCAGGGCCTGTCGTTCGGCGTGCACGTGGTCGTGGCGGCCAACCGGTGGGCGGAGATCCGGCCCGCGATGAAGGACCTGATGGGCACCCGGTTCGAGCTGCGGCTGGGTGACCCGAGCGAGTCCGAGGTGGACCGCAAGGTCGCCGTCAACGTGCCGGCGGGCCGGCCGGGTCGCGGTGTGTCGCCGCAGAAGCTGCACTTCCTGACCGCGCTGCCGCGCATCGACGCCTCGTCGGACGCGGAGAACGTGGCCGCGGGTGTGCAGGACATGATCGCCAAGGTCCGCGGCTCCTGGCGCGGCAGGCCCGCGCCGCAGGTCCGCCTGCTGCCGGACGTGCTGCCGCACGCCGAGCTGATGACCCAGGTGCACCAGACCAACCCGAACCGGGGCCACCTGGTGCCGCTGGGCGTCAACGAGGACGAGCTGGCGCCGGTCTACCTGGACTTCGACGCGGACCCGCACTTCATGGCGCTGGCCGACGGCGAGTCGGGCAAGACCAACATGCTGCGCACCATCGTGCGCGGCATCATGAACAGCTACACCTCCAACGAGGCGCTGATCCTGCTGGTCGACTACCGGCGCACCATGCTCGGCTACATCGAGACCGACCACCTGCTGTCCTACGCGGTGTCGGGCAACCAGCTCGGCGACATGATCAAGGACGTCCGCACCTCGATGACCGGCCGGCTGCCCGGCCCGGACGTGACCCAGGAGCAGTTGAAGAACCGGTCCTGGTGGAAGGGCCCGGAGCTGTTCGTCGTGGTCGACGACTACGACCTGGTCGCGCCGCAGGGCGGGGTGAACCCGCTCCAGCCGCTGGCCGAGTTCATCCCGCAGGCCAAGGACGTCGGCCTGCACATCGTCGTGGTCCGCCGCATGGGTGGCGCCTCGCGCGCCATGTACGACCCGATCCTGGGCAAGCTCAAGGAGATCGCGGCGCCGATCATGATCGGTTCGGGCTCCAAGGAGGAGGGGGCGATCGTCGGCAACCTCAAGCCCTCGCCGCAGCCGCCGGGCCGGGGCACGCTGGTCACCCGCAAGCACGGCCAGCAGCGCATCCAGGTGGCCTGGATCGACCCGGAGTGA
- the eccD gene encoding type VII secretion integral membrane protein EccD yields MATGTTVFSRVTVVAPRTRIDVALPADVAVADLLPMLLDMAKEATPDGGVRHGGWALAKLGDGPLDPSRTLASLGVVDGELLQLRKRNENPPPPLYDDVVDAIAESEPDSFRPWTKDTARKYGHLAGALALVAAAFAVLLAGPLAGGGSLAPAISAGVVAIAALAAGAVIARSYNATGTGVLIAAAGGLPMAYVAGLYTVPGAIGRPNLLLASVLVLIFASAAILLIGRGITVFIAAATAGALSGLAFLIGIFVDHPVEGIAAATAAVSLAALSVLPRLTIQLAKLPLPTVPGSAEDLKEDTGFPEYSVIERRTANAHEYLTGMIIGCGGIAAVFGVIAASDGTIWGPLLAIAVTLVLLLRGRSYANGAQAVALLASGMVAGAGVLVGWLVQSSPGDRLLYVFGALVLVGAVALVLGVIFPNQKFSPVLRRTVDVLEAILIAAVLPLALAVMDLYVTMRQLIPA; encoded by the coding sequence GTGGCGACCGGGACCACGGTGTTCAGCCGAGTGACGGTGGTTGCGCCGCGGACGCGCATCGACGTCGCGCTGCCCGCCGACGTGGCGGTGGCCGACCTGCTGCCGATGCTGCTGGACATGGCCAAGGAGGCCACGCCGGACGGCGGCGTGCGGCACGGCGGGTGGGCGCTGGCCAAGCTCGGCGACGGCCCGCTGGACCCCAGCCGCACGCTGGCCTCGCTCGGCGTGGTCGACGGCGAGCTGCTCCAGCTGCGCAAGCGGAACGAGAACCCGCCCCCGCCGCTGTACGACGACGTGGTCGACGCGATCGCGGAGTCCGAGCCGGACAGCTTCCGGCCGTGGACCAAGGACACCGCGCGCAAGTACGGGCACCTGGCGGGCGCGCTGGCGCTGGTCGCCGCCGCGTTCGCGGTGCTGCTGGCCGGCCCGCTGGCGGGTGGCGGCAGCCTGGCGCCCGCCATCAGCGCGGGCGTGGTGGCCATCGCGGCGCTGGCCGCGGGCGCGGTCATCGCCCGCTCCTACAACGCCACCGGCACCGGCGTGCTGATCGCCGCGGCGGGCGGCCTGCCCATGGCGTACGTGGCCGGCCTCTACACCGTGCCCGGCGCGATCGGCCGGCCGAACCTGCTGCTGGCCAGCGTGCTGGTGCTGATCTTCGCCTCGGCGGCGATCCTGCTCATCGGGCGCGGCATCACGGTGTTCATCGCCGCCGCCACCGCGGGCGCGCTCAGCGGCCTGGCCTTCCTCATCGGCATCTTCGTCGACCACCCCGTCGAGGGCATCGCGGCGGCCACCGCGGCGGTCTCCCTGGCGGCGCTGTCGGTGCTGCCGCGGCTGACCATCCAGCTGGCCAAGCTGCCGCTGCCGACCGTGCCGGGCAGCGCCGAGGACCTGAAGGAGGACACCGGCTTCCCGGAGTACTCCGTCATCGAGCGGCGCACGGCCAACGCGCACGAGTACCTGACCGGCATGATCATCGGCTGCGGCGGCATCGCCGCGGTGTTCGGCGTGATCGCCGCCTCCGACGGCACCATCTGGGGCCCGCTGCTGGCGATCGCGGTGACGCTGGTGCTGCTGCTGCGCGGCCGCTCCTACGCCAACGGCGCGCAGGCCGTGGCGCTGCTGGCGAGCGGCATGGTGGCGGGCGCGGGCGTGCTCGTCGGCTGGCTGGTGCAGTCCTCGCCCGGCGACCGGCTGCTGTACGTGTTCGGCGCGCTGGTCCTGGTCGGCGCGGTGGCGCTGGTCCTCGGCGTGATCTTCCCCAACCAGAAGTTCTCGCCGGTGCTGCGCCGCACCGTGGACGTGCTGGAGGCGATCCTGATCGCCGCGGTGCTGCCGCTGGCGCTGGCCGTGATGGACCTGTACGTCACCATGCGCCAGCTCATCCCCGCGTGA